One Desulfolucanica intricata genomic window carries:
- a CDS encoding Glu/Leu/Phe/Val family dehydrogenase — translation MSKQNPFEIVQRQLTQCAKIMNLDPNVYEILLHPMRELHVSIPVRMDDGSVKVFQGFRVQYNDALGPAKGGIRFHPEETIDTVRALAGWMTFKCALADVPLGGGKGGIICNPKEMSQGELERLSRGYIDQVWQFIGPEKDIPAPDVYTNPQIMAWMMDEYSKLAGKNQFGVITGKPPRIGGSAGRGDATARGGMYIIREAAKVRGIKLENATVAIQGYGNAGFFAASLAKALFGCKVVAVSDSKGGIYNKEGLDPQAVYDHKQKSRSVVDFPGAENITNEELLELDVDILIPCALENVITEKNAANIKAKIVAELANGPTTPEADGILYEKDIHVLPDFLCNSGGVTVSYFEMVQNFYMYYWEEAEVQERLDKKLTSAYYAVLNAAKEYKINMRQAAYVVAVQRVADAMKLRGWV, via the coding sequence ATGTCAAAGCAAAACCCTTTTGAAATTGTTCAAAGACAGTTAACACAATGTGCTAAAATCATGAACCTGGACCCAAATGTATATGAAATTCTATTACATCCGATGCGTGAACTGCATGTATCTATACCGGTTCGCATGGATGACGGCTCTGTTAAAGTGTTCCAGGGATTTAGGGTTCAATATAATGATGCATTAGGTCCTGCTAAGGGTGGTATACGTTTTCATCCCGAGGAAACAATTGATACCGTTAGAGCCCTTGCCGGTTGGATGACCTTCAAGTGCGCCCTTGCTGATGTACCTCTGGGAGGAGGAAAAGGCGGAATCATCTGTAATCCTAAAGAGATGTCACAGGGAGAGTTAGAACGCTTAAGCCGTGGATATATCGATCAGGTATGGCAGTTTATCGGTCCTGAGAAGGACATTCCGGCACCCGACGTGTACACTAACCCGCAAATCATGGCCTGGATGATGGACGAGTATTCCAAATTGGCAGGCAAGAATCAATTTGGTGTAATTACCGGTAAGCCACCAAGAATCGGAGGATCAGCCGGTCGGGGCGATGCAACGGCACGCGGTGGAATGTATATTATTCGCGAAGCAGCTAAGGTTCGCGGTATAAAGCTTGAAAATGCCACCGTTGCCATCCAGGGTTATGGAAATGCAGGATTTTTTGCAGCAAGTCTTGCTAAAGCTCTCTTCGGCTGTAAAGTAGTAGCTGTAAGCGATAGCAAAGGCGGTATATATAATAAGGAAGGTCTTGATCCCCAGGCCGTTTATGACCACAAACAGAAATCCCGTTCAGTAGTAGATTTCCCCGGTGCTGAAAATATCACCAATGAAGAACTTTTAGAACTTGATGTAGATATACTTATACCTTGTGCCTTAGAGAATGTTATTACAGAAAAAAATGCTGCGAACATTAAAGCTAAGATTGTTGCTGAACTTGCTAACGGCCCCACTACTCCGGAAGCGGATGGTATCCTATATGAAAAAGATATCCATGTATTACCTGACTTTTTATGCAATTCCGGTGGTGTTACTGTATCCTATTTTGAGATGGTACAAAACTTCTATATGTATTATTGGGAGGAGGCGGAAGTGCAGGAGCGCTTAGATAAGAAATTAACTTCTGCTTATTATGCAGTGTTAAACGCCGCCAAGGAATATAAAATTAACATGAGACAGGCTGCTTATGTAGTCGCAGTTCAGCGGGTTGCCGATGCAATGAAACTTCGCGGGTGGGTTTAG
- a CDS encoding response regulator, producing the protein MTPESISVLIVDDQSGVRYLLDIIVREEGHKVYTAENGMEAVEMVRSVHPDLVFMDVRMPVMSGLEALVKIKKMAPATQVVIMTAYGAEETVEAAMRGGALTCIAKPFDVEEIKDFLQEFCWKRASLPSCTDGACCG; encoded by the coding sequence TTGACGCCTGAGTCAATAAGCGTATTAATAGTTGATGACCAATCCGGTGTTCGTTACTTATTAGATATAATTGTCCGGGAAGAAGGTCATAAGGTATATACTGCTGAAAACGGAATGGAAGCAGTAGAGATGGTGCGCTCAGTGCATCCTGACCTGGTTTTTATGGATGTACGCATGCCTGTGATGAGCGGCTTGGAAGCCCTTGTGAAAATTAAAAAGATGGCTCCGGCTACACAGGTGGTAATTATGACTGCTTATGGGGCAGAAGAAACTGTAGAGGCAGCAATGCGGGGCGGGGCATTAACCTGTATTGCAAAGCCCTTTGATGTGGAGGAAATTAAAGACTTTTTACAAGAATTTTGTTGGAAAAGAGCTTCCTTACCATCCTGTACCGACGGGGCTTGCTGTGGATAA
- a CDS encoding gamma-glutamyl-gamma-aminobutyrate hydrolase family protein — protein MRPVIGITCAEDEVQGRAFLARPYYEAVVEAGGVPLLIPAVREVEEVLRVLDGLIFSGGGDVDPLFFGEEPLPESGEISPDRDLVELKLAKKAMSMGIPILGICRGAQVLNIAAGGTIYQDISLGYKTPLKHSQQAPRWYPTHTINIDEESILAKLLGEKLLRVNSYHHQCLAKMGSDFKVVARSQDEVIEAFEGTGNNFVLGVQFHPETMWRRDRRFLKLFEVLIKGI, from the coding sequence ATGCGTCCGGTAATCGGGATAACTTGTGCTGAGGATGAGGTACAGGGTAGAGCATTTTTGGCCCGTCCTTATTATGAGGCTGTAGTCGAAGCAGGCGGGGTTCCGCTGTTAATCCCGGCTGTGCGGGAAGTAGAAGAAGTCTTAAGGGTTTTGGACGGGCTGATTTTTTCAGGCGGAGGGGATGTAGATCCTCTTTTTTTTGGTGAGGAACCTCTTCCTGAAAGCGGTGAAATTTCTCCGGACAGAGACTTAGTGGAATTAAAATTAGCAAAGAAAGCTATGTCTATGGGGATTCCGATACTGGGTATTTGCCGGGGAGCCCAGGTACTGAATATTGCTGCCGGTGGTACAATTTATCAGGACATTTCCCTGGGTTATAAGACTCCTCTAAAACACTCTCAGCAGGCCCCCAGGTGGTATCCCACACATACTATAAATATCGATGAAGAGTCGATTTTGGCTAAGCTGCTTGGAGAAAAATTGCTGCGTGTAAATAGTTATCATCACCAGTGTCTGGCTAAAATGGGCAGTGACTTTAAAGTTGTAGCCAGGTCTCAGGACGAGGTAATTGAAGCTTTTGAGGGAACCGGAAATAATTTTGTTCTGGGAGTGCAGTTCCATCCGGAAACGATGTGGCGTAGGGACAGAAGATTTTTAAAATTATTTGAGGTTTTAATAAAAGGGATTTGA
- a CDS encoding type II toxin-antitoxin system PemK/MazF family toxin produces MVIRRGEIYFADLSPVVGSEQGGTRPVLILQNDIGNQYSPTTIIAAITSQIAKAKLPTHVEMDPLACGLEKKSVVLLEQIRTIDKSRLLEKVTMLNDDLMCKVDHAIEISLGLIPL; encoded by the coding sequence ATGGTTATCCGCCGGGGAGAAATATATTTTGCTGATTTAAGTCCGGTTGTTGGTTCTGAGCAAGGTGGTACCAGGCCGGTATTAATTTTACAAAATGATATTGGTAATCAATATAGTCCTACAACTATTATAGCCGCAATTACTTCCCAAATTGCCAAGGCTAAGCTACCTACTCATGTCGAAATGGATCCACTGGCCTGTGGGCTGGAAAAAAAATCGGTAGTTCTTCTTGAGCAGATTCGAACTATAGATAAGAGCAGGCTGTTGGAAAAAGTAACTATGTTAAATGATGATTTGATGTGCAAGGTGGATCATGCAATCGAAATTAGTTTAGGTCTAATTCCCTTATAA
- the tsaE gene encoding tRNA (adenosine(37)-N6)-threonylcarbamoyltransferase complex ATPase subunit type 1 TsaE, with protein sequence MLIINTSSPDETEAVGAGLGSIVSPGDILCLNGDLGAGKTCFARGVARGLDIKEPVTSPTFTLINEYQGRIPFYHFDVYRLGGPEEMDDLGYEEYFYNGGVTLLEWAELVLDVLPGERLDIFLETAPENPDRRKIVLLPYGEHYVHLAEELMNRVCPGN encoded by the coding sequence ATGCTGATTATTAACACTTCCTCGCCGGATGAAACGGAAGCAGTAGGTGCCGGTCTGGGAAGTATTGTTTCTCCCGGAGATATTTTGTGCCTTAACGGTGATCTTGGTGCCGGAAAAACTTGTTTTGCCCGGGGGGTAGCCCGGGGACTTGACATCAAGGAGCCGGTTACCAGTCCCACTTTTACCCTGATTAATGAATACCAGGGTCGAATTCCTTTTTACCACTTTGATGTGTATAGATTGGGCGGGCCGGAGGAGATGGATGACCTGGGGTATGAGGAATATTTTTATAACGGTGGAGTTACTTTGCTGGAGTGGGCAGAACTAGTGCTTGACGTATTGCCCGGGGAAAGACTGGATATCTTTTTGGAAACCGCTCCCGAGAACCCGGACCGGAGAAAAATTGTATTGCTTCCTTACGGTGAACATTATGTTCACCTGGCAGAGGAGTTGATGAACCGTGTATGTCCTGGGAATTGA
- the glnA gene encoding type I glutamate--ammonia ligase — protein MPKLTNDDVRSLAKELGVKFIRMQFTDIFGVLKNVSITVEQLEKALAGELMFDGSSIEGFVRIEESDMYLRPDPSTFVVFPWKPRDGAVARLICDIYNPDGTPFAGDPRYALKRALKEAEAMGYTTMNVGPEAEFFLFHVDSDGRPTTITHDRAGYFDLTPVDLGENARRDMVLALEEMGYEIEASHHEVAPGQHEIDFKYSHALDIADKVVTFRFVVRTIAQRHGLHATFMPKPIYGIAGSGMHLNQSLMRNGENVFYDPNTPNQLSEDAMYYIGGLLKHAKAITTITNPNVNSYKRLVSGYEAPVYIAWSARNRSPLIRIPAKRGLSTRIELRSPDPSCNPYLALAVCLRAGLDGIKNKIAPPPACDRNIYDMSDDERRELQISNLPESLQEALVELQQDELIKDALGRHIYDRFMDAKRIEWDRYRVQVSPWELEEYLTKF, from the coding sequence ATGCCAAAGCTGACTAACGATGATGTTCGTAGTTTAGCAAAAGAATTAGGAGTCAAATTTATCCGAATGCAGTTTACCGATATATTTGGCGTCTTGAAAAATGTATCAATTACTGTAGAACAATTAGAAAAGGCTTTAGCCGGCGAATTGATGTTTGACGGTTCATCCATTGAGGGTTTTGTACGAATTGAGGAATCTGATATGTATTTACGCCCGGATCCTTCCACTTTCGTTGTGTTTCCCTGGAAGCCCAGAGATGGGGCGGTGGCCCGTTTGATATGTGATATATATAACCCGGATGGCACCCCCTTTGCAGGCGATCCCCGCTATGCCTTAAAACGGGCTTTAAAAGAAGCAGAAGCTATGGGATATACTACAATGAACGTTGGGCCGGAGGCAGAGTTTTTTCTTTTTCATGTTGATTCCGACGGTAGGCCCACAACCATTACTCATGATCGGGCCGGCTATTTTGATCTAACTCCGGTAGACTTGGGGGAAAACGCCCGCCGGGATATGGTCTTGGCCTTAGAAGAAATGGGCTATGAAATTGAGGCTTCTCACCACGAGGTAGCTCCCGGCCAGCATGAAATTGATTTTAAATATTCGCATGCCCTGGATATTGCTGATAAAGTGGTTACTTTTAGATTTGTGGTGCGGACTATTGCCCAGCGGCACGGGCTTCATGCAACTTTTATGCCTAAACCCATTTACGGTATTGCCGGTTCGGGTATGCATTTAAACCAATCCTTAATGAGAAACGGTGAGAATGTCTTTTATGACCCCAATACTCCCAATCAGCTAAGTGAAGATGCAATGTATTACATTGGTGGATTGCTTAAGCATGCTAAGGCTATTACAACTATAACAAATCCCAATGTAAATTCCTATAAACGATTAGTATCCGGCTATGAGGCTCCGGTATATATTGCTTGGTCAGCCAGGAACAGAAGTCCTTTGATCCGCATACCTGCTAAGCGGGGTTTGTCTACCAGAATTGAGCTAAGAAGTCCGGACCCGTCTTGTAATCCCTATTTAGCTCTGGCAGTTTGTTTGCGGGCAGGTCTGGACGGGATTAAAAATAAAATTGCGCCGCCTCCTGCCTGCGATAGAAACATTTATGATATGAGTGATGATGAGAGAAGGGAGTTGCAAATTAGTAATCTTCCCGAAAGCCTTCAAGAGGCATTAGTAGAGCTTCAGCAAGATGAATTAATAAAGGATGCACTGGGCAGACATATTTATGATCGTTTTATGGATGCCAAGCGCATTGAATGGGATCGCTACAGGGTACAGGTAAGTCCCTGGGAACTCGAAGAATATTTAACAAAGTTTTAA
- a CDS encoding amidohydrolase — translation MLAITGGTIFTMAGKNINKGTILISDGKIIKIGENLVIPPGAEIVNAEGKIITPGLIDAHSHVGIFEEVYQDEGADGNEITDPVTPHLRAVDAVNPEDLAFQDALKGGVTTVVTGPGSANVIGGEMVVLKTWGKTVDDMIIKFPIGLKAALGENPKRVYGSKKRTPYTRMASAALLREALVKAQNYLKKLESGKEEPERDLKMEALARVLKQEIPLRVHAHRADDIMTAVRIAREFSLNLIVEHCTEGYKVAEELARFNVPAIIGPIITNRAKVELQGISLETAKHLSRAGVSFAIMTDHPVVPVQYLALSAGLTVRGGLSEDEALKSVTINAARILGLHKQLGSLEAGKDADLVIWAGHPFDLRTRVDKVYTNCKLLSIG, via the coding sequence ATGCTGGCAATTACAGGTGGAACTATCTTCACTATGGCCGGTAAAAACATAAATAAAGGTACCATACTCATTTCCGATGGTAAAATTATAAAGATAGGTGAAAACCTTGTTATACCCCCGGGGGCAGAAATAGTTAATGCGGAGGGTAAAATTATTACTCCCGGTTTAATTGATGCCCACAGTCATGTAGGTATTTTTGAAGAAGTTTACCAGGATGAAGGAGCTGACGGTAATGAAATAACTGACCCGGTGACCCCCCACCTGCGGGCTGTTGATGCTGTTAATCCGGAAGATCTGGCCTTTCAGGATGCCCTAAAAGGTGGTGTAACCACTGTAGTTACCGGCCCGGGCAGTGCTAATGTAATCGGTGGAGAAATGGTAGTTCTAAAAACCTGGGGGAAAACTGTTGATGATATGATTATAAAGTTTCCTATCGGTCTAAAAGCGGCCCTGGGTGAAAATCCCAAGCGCGTTTACGGTAGTAAAAAAAGGACACCCTATACAAGAATGGCCAGTGCAGCCCTTTTACGGGAAGCTTTAGTTAAGGCTCAAAACTATCTAAAGAAGTTGGAGTCGGGTAAAGAAGAGCCGGAGCGTGATTTAAAAATGGAAGCTCTGGCGCGGGTGCTGAAGCAGGAAATCCCCCTGCGTGTGCATGCTCACCGGGCTGATGATATTATGACTGCTGTACGTATTGCCCGTGAATTTTCCTTGAATTTAATTGTTGAGCATTGTACCGAAGGTTATAAAGTTGCCGAAGAATTAGCCAGGTTTAACGTTCCGGCGATCATAGGACCGATTATAACGAACCGGGCTAAAGTGGAGCTGCAGGGAATTTCCCTGGAAACTGCCAAACATTTATCCCGGGCCGGGGTAAGTTTTGCTATTATGACTGACCACCCTGTGGTACCTGTTCAGTATTTAGCATTATCAGCCGGATTAACGGTTAGAGGCGGGCTTTCCGAGGATGAAGCTTTAAAGTCTGTTACTATTAATGCAGCTCGTATATTGGGTCTGCATAAACAACTGGGTAGTTTGGAGGCGGGCAAAGATGCTGACCTCGTTATTTGGGCAGGGCATCCCTTTGATTTAAGAACCAGGGTTGACAAGGTCTATACTAATTGTAAATTACTGTCAATTGGCTAA
- the thiC gene encoding phosphomethylpyrimidine synthase ThiC translates to MTQMLAAKAGRITMQMKHIAEREGRKPEFIRERVARGTIVIPANINHKGLEPAGFGEGLRTKVNANIGTSTGIHDPANELEKLRAAVSAGADAVMDLSTGGDLDDIRRKIVSASTVAVGTVPIYQATVEAKKRHGNIVDMTADELFSVIEKHARDGVDFLTLHCGITMGVIESLRKQGRVADIVSRGGSFITAWMLHHDRENPLYEYYDRLLDIALEYDVTLSLGDGLRPGCLADATDRAQVQELLVLGELVDRARARGVQAMVEGPGHVPLDQITANIKLQKSLCREAPFYVLGPLVTDVAPGYDHITAAIGGALAASAGADFLCYVTPAEHLGLPTLEDVREGVIASRIAGHAADIVKGVPGAREWDLEMARARKALNWERQMELAIDPLKARIYRDRRNPEQTEACTMCGDFCAMKIVSNYFGKKPEQY, encoded by the coding sequence TTGACACAAATGTTAGCGGCCAAGGCCGGAAGAATTACCATGCAAATGAAACATATAGCAGAGCGGGAAGGGCGTAAGCCTGAGTTTATCAGAGAGCGGGTAGCCAGGGGCACCATTGTTATCCCGGCTAATATAAATCACAAAGGCCTGGAGCCGGCCGGCTTTGGAGAAGGTTTGCGAACAAAAGTTAATGCGAATATCGGCACCTCTACAGGCATACATGATCCTGCCAATGAATTGGAAAAGTTAAGGGCTGCAGTATCAGCCGGTGCGGATGCGGTAATGGATCTTAGTACCGGTGGTGATTTAGATGACATTAGAAGAAAAATTGTTTCTGCCAGTACGGTTGCCGTAGGAACGGTTCCTATCTATCAAGCCACGGTAGAGGCTAAAAAACGCCATGGAAATATTGTTGATATGACAGCTGATGAATTATTCTCGGTTATTGAGAAGCATGCCCGGGACGGTGTTGACTTCTTAACCTTACACTGTGGGATAACCATGGGAGTTATTGAGAGCCTTAGAAAACAAGGGCGGGTAGCTGATATTGTCAGCCGTGGAGGTTCCTTTATAACCGCCTGGATGTTACATCATGACCGGGAGAATCCACTTTATGAATATTATGATCGATTATTGGATATTGCTCTTGAATATGATGTTACTTTAAGTCTCGGAGACGGGCTGCGGCCGGGATGTCTGGCAGATGCTACTGACAGAGCTCAAGTGCAGGAACTTTTAGTATTGGGTGAGTTGGTTGACCGGGCTCGTGCCCGTGGTGTGCAGGCAATGGTTGAGGGACCGGGACATGTGCCCCTGGATCAAATTACTGCCAACATAAAGTTGCAGAAGTCGCTTTGCCGGGAGGCGCCCTTTTATGTTCTCGGGCCGCTGGTTACAGATGTTGCACCCGGGTATGATCATATTACAGCAGCAATAGGTGGTGCTTTAGCTGCATCAGCCGGTGCGGACTTTCTATGTTATGTTACCCCCGCCGAGCACTTAGGGTTACCTACCCTGGAAGATGTTCGGGAGGGAGTTATAGCGTCACGGATAGCCGGTCATGCTGCAGATATTGTAAAGGGTGTTCCGGGGGCCCGTGAATGGGATTTGGAGATGGCCCGGGCCCGTAAGGCATTGAATTGGGAGCGACAGATGGAGTTAGCAATAGATCCCCTGAAAGCACGTATATATAGGGACCGGCGGAATCCGGAACAAACGGAGGCCTGTACTATGTGTGGAGATTTTTGCGCTATGAAAATAGTTAGTAATTATTTTGGGAAAAAACCGGAACAATATTAG
- the ilvN gene encoding acetolactate synthase small subunit → MKHTLAVLVVNKPGVLARISGLLSRRMFNIESIAAGYTEEPDVTRITLVVQGDDRVLDQVIKQLSKLVDVIKICKLVEPEAIDRELALIKVKADADRRSDIVDIVEIFRAKIVDVSRETMVIETTGDAQKIDAFCAVLQEHGVVEMVRTGRISLSRGPRAAKEQKFEVIC, encoded by the coding sequence TTGAAACATACTTTAGCTGTGTTGGTAGTGAATAAACCGGGTGTTTTGGCACGCATTTCAGGTTTGTTAAGCCGGAGAATGTTTAACATTGAAAGCATTGCTGCGGGGTATACCGAGGAACCTGATGTAACCCGGATCACACTGGTTGTTCAAGGTGATGACAGGGTTTTGGACCAGGTAATTAAACAGTTATCCAAATTAGTTGATGTTATAAAAATCTGTAAACTTGTAGAGCCGGAAGCCATTGACCGCGAACTGGCACTGATTAAGGTTAAGGCAGATGCGGACAGGCGGTCCGATATTGTGGATATAGTTGAAATATTCAGAGCAAAGATTGTTGATGTTAGCCGGGAGACCATGGTAATTGAAACGACCGGGGATGCTCAGAAAATTGATGCTTTTTGCGCGGTCCTTCAAGAACATGGAGTGGTTGAAATGGTACGAACCGGCAGAATATCTTTGTCCAGAGGTCCCAGGGCTGCCAAGGAGCAGAAATTCGAAGTTATATGTTGA
- the tsaB gene encoding tRNA (adenosine(37)-N6)-threonylcarbamoyltransferase complex dimerization subunit type 1 TsaB produces MYVLGIEAATPVAAAGIINREKILSERLVNNRRTHSINLLPMIKAVLEDAGLESSDLGGIAVSSGPGSFTGLRIGLATAKTLAQVWELPIVGVSTLDTLAYAFWGHDNLVCPILNARKNEVYTAVYRFSNIHRECLAGPLAISIQELIEILDKYGSRVTFVGDGVPVYQEELIKYFGKRAVFAPPALSFPRGAVTAQLGMEKFKQGLGVKPLDLLPEYLRLSEAEVVWLRKQEALKTENEAGI; encoded by the coding sequence GTGTATGTCCTGGGAATTGAAGCCGCCACTCCGGTAGCTGCTGCCGGTATAATTAATAGAGAAAAAATTTTATCGGAGCGTCTGGTAAATAACCGGCGCACACATTCAATCAACCTGTTGCCGATGATTAAGGCTGTACTGGAAGATGCCGGATTGGAATCTTCAGATTTGGGGGGTATTGCCGTATCCTCCGGGCCGGGTTCTTTTACCGGGCTTAGAATTGGCTTAGCTACGGCAAAAACTCTGGCTCAGGTGTGGGAACTTCCGATTGTAGGTGTTTCTACTTTGGATACTCTGGCCTATGCTTTTTGGGGACATGATAACTTAGTTTGTCCAATTCTAAATGCCAGAAAAAATGAAGTTTATACAGCAGTGTATCGTTTTAGTAATATCCACCGGGAGTGTTTGGCAGGGCCGTTAGCAATAAGTATACAGGAATTGATAGAGATTCTTGATAAATATGGCAGCCGGGTAACCTTTGTTGGTGACGGGGTGCCTGTGTATCAGGAGGAACTAATAAAATATTTTGGGAAGAGAGCCGTTTTTGCTCCACCTGCTTTAAGTTTCCCCCGGGGAGCGGTAACTGCTCAACTGGGAATGGAAAAGTTTAAGCAGGGTTTAGGAGTCAAACCTTTAGACTTATTACCGGAATATCTTCGGTTATCCGAGGCGGAAGTAGTTTGGTTACGAAAACAGGAGGCTTTAAAGACAGAAAATGAAGCTGGAATTTGA
- a CDS encoding CopG family ribbon-helix-helix protein, producing the protein MGQVKRIMISLPDNLLEEVDGIAAAESVNRSEFIREAMKLYIAERKRRILREQMKKGYIEMANINLALAVEQYRLESEVAPTYDSFVAEAK; encoded by the coding sequence TTGGGCCAGGTCAAGCGAATTATGATTAGCCTACCTGATAACCTTTTAGAGGAGGTTGACGGTATAGCAGCCGCCGAAAGTGTAAATCGTAGTGAGTTTATTCGAGAGGCTATGAAACTGTATATTGCTGAGCGCAAACGCAGAATATTAAGGGAACAGATGAAAAAAGGATATATAGAAATGGCTAATATAAATCTGGCTCTTGCTGTGGAGCAATATCGCTTGGAATCTGAGGTCGCACCGACCTATGATTCATTCGTGGCGGAGGCAAAGTAA